In a genomic window of Desulfovibrionales bacterium:
- a CDS encoding SPFH domain-containing protein: MTKERRRLATERITTVGTDNIIFLEVIEWFDETGKAMVHRIPEKGSGEIKYGAQLIVRESQSAVFFYNGKAYDAFRPGRHTLATGNIPIITKVLSLPWGLTSPLRAEVYFVNLKVFPNLKWGTRDPVAFKDSELGLIRLRAFGVFNIRVIQPVLFINTLVGTQHIYTTEEIEEYLSRVIVSRFNDYLGENLDSMLKLPGQYDSISEGLKRRLQQDLSHYGLGLSDLYINSITPPPEVQQAIDDKSRLGVFDDLNQLLKMKAAMAMESAATSQGEAGAGLGMGLGFIMPGMFADILRNGQAQKEQDAFKCPDCRNSVAGDAKFCPSCGHQLLVFQQCAGCGKNLPPHARFCPRCGRPAEQKPVPRKCRHCATENLPDSIYCNQCGEKL; encoded by the coding sequence ATGACGAAAGAAAGAAGAAGACTGGCAACGGAAAGGATTACGACTGTGGGGACAGACAACATTATATTTTTAGAGGTTATCGAGTGGTTTGACGAAACCGGCAAGGCAATGGTCCACAGGATTCCCGAGAAGGGCTCCGGAGAAATAAAATATGGGGCCCAACTCATTGTAAGAGAGAGCCAATCCGCCGTTTTCTTCTATAACGGGAAGGCCTACGATGCATTTCGGCCAGGTCGGCATACACTCGCTACCGGTAATATTCCTATCATCACCAAGGTGCTGAGCCTGCCCTGGGGTTTGACAAGCCCGCTCAGGGCCGAGGTCTATTTCGTAAACCTGAAGGTCTTTCCAAACCTGAAGTGGGGAACAAGGGATCCGGTAGCCTTCAAGGATTCCGAGTTGGGATTGATTCGCCTCCGGGCCTTCGGGGTCTTTAATATCAGGGTCATCCAGCCCGTCCTTTTTATCAATACCCTGGTAGGAACCCAGCACATTTATACCACCGAAGAAATCGAAGAATATCTGAGCCGGGTAATCGTTTCACGCTTTAATGATTACCTGGGAGAGAATCTTGATTCCATGCTTAAGCTGCCTGGACAATACGATTCCATATCGGAAGGGCTCAAAAGACGTTTGCAGCAGGATTTGAGCCACTACGGCCTTGGGCTTTCAGATCTTTATATCAATTCTATTACCCCGCCGCCGGAGGTCCAACAGGCCATAGACGATAAAAGCCGGCTGGGCGTGTTCGACGACTTGAACCAGCTATTAAAGATGAAGGCGGCCATGGCGATGGAAAGCGCAGCGACGTCACAAGGCGAGGCAGGAGCGGGTCTGGGGATGGGTCTCGGTTTCATTATGCCGGGCATGTTCGCGGATATTCTGAGAAACGGACAGGCCCAAAAGGAGCAGGATGCCTTTAAATGTCCTGATTGCCGGAACTCCGTGGCCGGCGACGCAAAATTCTGTCCTTCCTGCGGTCACCAGTTACTCGTTTTCCAGCAGTGTGCGGGGTGCGGCAAAAACCTGCCTCCCCACGCCAGGTTCTGCCCGCGCTGTGGAAGGCCGGCGGAACAGAAGCCTGTCCCCCGGAAATGCCGTCATTGTGCGACAGAAAATTTGCCCGATTCCATCTACTGCAATCAGTGCGGTGAAAAACTGTAG
- a CDS encoding bile acid:sodium symporter family protein, producing the protein MNRILNIFNRLFVLWIILAGIAAFYFPAIFIPLKKHMELFFAITMFGIGMVLKPIDFINIFKNIKVVVIGTAAQFTIMPLSAFFVARLFSLSKEFSLGLILTGSAPGAMASNVLSYLAGADVAYSVSLTTVSTLLAPVLTPLLTLLLAHTILEIPFWDMFVSVFNMVVIPLLLGITVKSIFSDKVEHLSKVFPAISTTFIAFICALVIALNKEYLMKVNAWIFMAAILLNLLGLFLGYMTGKTFGFDILKKRALSIEVGMQNAGLGSVLALKHFNEKVALPAVVFIFICIFSTSFLVQIWSSTKKPG; encoded by the coding sequence TTGAATCGAATACTGAACATATTCAATCGCCTGTTTGTTCTCTGGATTATCCTGGCCGGAATTGCTGCCTTCTATTTTCCGGCCATCTTCATCCCATTAAAAAAACATATGGAATTATTCTTTGCCATAACCATGTTCGGCATCGGAATGGTCTTAAAACCCATAGACTTCATAAATATCTTTAAAAACATCAAGGTAGTGGTGATTGGCACGGCTGCTCAATTTACGATCATGCCACTATCGGCCTTTTTCGTTGCCAGGCTTTTTTCATTATCAAAAGAGTTTTCCCTGGGCCTGATTTTGACCGGATCAGCGCCGGGTGCCATGGCCAGTAACGTACTGAGCTATCTCGCCGGTGCCGATGTCGCCTATTCGGTATCGTTGACCACTGTATCCACCCTCCTGGCGCCGGTACTTACCCCACTTTTAACCCTGCTGTTAGCCCATACCATACTGGAAATCCCCTTTTGGGACATGTTTGTCAGCGTCTTTAACATGGTTGTTATTCCACTGCTTCTGGGCATAACCGTAAAAAGCATTTTCTCTGACAAAGTGGAGCACCTCTCCAAAGTCTTCCCCGCGATTTCCACCACATTCATAGCCTTTATCTGCGCGCTGGTCATAGCCCTTAATAAGGAATACCTTATGAAAGTAAACGCCTGGATTTTTATGGCGGCGATTCTGTTAAATCTCCTGGGGCTGTTCCTGGGCTACATGACGGGGAAGACATTTGGTTTTGATATCCTGAAAAAACGGGCCCTATCCATTGAAGTCGGCATGCAAAATGCCGGTCTGGGCAGCGTGCTGGCCTTGAAACATTTTAATGAGAAAGTGGCCCTGCCCGCGGTCGTTTTTATTTTTATCTGTATATTCAGCACCTCCTTTCTGGTGCAAATCTGGTCCAGTACGAAAAAGCCGGGCTGA
- a CDS encoding type II toxin-antitoxin system Phd/YefM family antitoxin has product MSIQTIDVRKAPPDLKGLLSLVAEGTEVVLTEGDTPLARLVPIGKRVAGLHSGAIWISEDFDEPLPDEFWMGNT; this is encoded by the coding sequence ATGTCAATACAGACCATAGACGTAAGGAAGGCACCGCCAGACTTAAAAGGCTTACTATCACTTGTGGCTGAAGGAACCGAGGTTGTACTCACGGAAGGCGATACACCGCTTGCTCGTTTAGTGCCCATCGGGAAGCGTGTGGCGGGACTCCACTCTGGTGCAATCTGGATAAGTGAAGATTTCGATGAGCCCCTACCAGACGAGTTTTGGATGGGAAATACATGA